The following are from one region of the Mangifera indica cultivar Alphonso chromosome 14, CATAS_Mindica_2.1, whole genome shotgun sequence genome:
- the LOC123196568 gene encoding NDR1/HIN1-like protein 6, giving the protein MQQNTGIRPPPQRRNPPRYNPQHPYLQKTSSGKGCCLKCLCCCCCTLFILIFILVIAAYIVYATYKPEVPKYKIDKVQVNSFNILPDFSLDTQITAFVKADNPNDHLGFKYGKQSSVTVKYTGATLCSGKLPAFTQPKDNKTTIKIALRGQTEVDSKLQKSLQEDKKAGKIPLLIMIKAPVTVVLETVPLREIVAKINCSVIVDSLAADKPRTHSQFWFKP; this is encoded by the exons ATGCAGCAAAACACTGGCATAAGACCGCCTCCTCAACGGAGAAACCCACCTCGATACAACCCTCAACACCCCTACCTTCAGAAAACAAGCAGTGGAAAAGGCTGTTGCCTCAAATGTTTATGCTGTTGTTGCTGCACCCTCTTCATTTTAATCTTCATTCTCGTCATTGCAGCCTACATTGTTTATGCCACCTATAAACCTGAGGTTCCCAAATACAAAATTGACAAAGTCCAGGTGAATTCCTTCAACATTCTTCCGGATTTCAGCCTGGATACTCAAATAACCGCATTTGTTAAAGCTGATAATCCTAATGACCATTTAGGCTTCAAATATGGCAAACAAAGCTCGGTGACAGTTAAATACACAGGCGCAACTCTTTGTTCAGGCAAACTTCCTGCATTTACTCAACCCAAAGATAATAAAACCACAATCAAGATTGCATTGCGGGGGCAGACAGAGGTTGATTCAAAGCTTCAAAAATCTCTACAGGAAGATAAGAAAGCAGGGAAAATCCCCTTGTTGATTATGATAAAAGCACCTGTCACGGTTGTGCTTGAAACGGTTCCATTGAGAGAAATTGTAGCTAAAATTAACTGCTCTGTGATTGTTGATAGCTTGGCGGCTGACAAGCCAA GAACCCACAGCCAGTTTTGGTTCAAACCCTGA
- the LOC123197029 gene encoding protein EPIDERMAL PATTERNING FACTOR 1-like: MKGSVGIALLLIAIFFVPSVTSLRQIGQPNSHHGHHHYGIITNPEVYWERVQGVMKRKGAETLQIAGSSLPDCSHACGSCSPCRLVMVSFVCASLEEAETCPMAYKCMCNNKSYPVP; the protein is encoded by the exons ATGAAGGGTTCTGTTGGTATTGCTTTATTACTCATTGCCATCTTCTTTGTTCCCTCTGTAACGTCTCTGAGACAGATTGGCCAGCCAAACTCAC ATCATGGGCATCATCATTATGGAATAATTACAAACCCCGAAGTGTACTGGGAAAGAGTGCAAGGTGTAATGAAGAGAAAGGGCGCTGAGACGCTACAAATAGCAGGGTCAAGTTTGCCAGATTGTTCGCATGCTTGCGGCTCCTGTTCGCCATGCAGACTGGTCATGGTTAGCTTTGTCTGCGCATCACTTGAAGAAGCTGAGACTTGTCCAATGGCTTATAAGTGCATGTGTAATAACAAGTCTTATCCTGTTCCATGA
- the LOC123195901 gene encoding ELMO domain-containing protein A-like isoform X2 — protein MKGRQCFPSCSSLHSVDEDEIYWRQKKYDEELEWSHNSTPVISQLAQCFTSAMVGPLSWIGGLFNRANNRRNEKFSNYTLTARQESLRALWDIAFPDVALNGLISEQWKEMGWQGPNPSTDFRGCGFIALENLLFFARTYPASFRRLLFKQDGKRATWEYPFAVAGINVSFMLIQMLDLFTDKPRCLPGINFVRMLGEDEQAFDVLYCIAFELMDAQWLAMHASYMEFNEVLKVTRGQLEREFALEDVHRVHDLPAYNLLYH, from the exons ATGAAGGGTAGACAATGCTTTCCTTCTTGTTCTTCTCTTCACAGT GTTGATGAGGATGAAATCTATTGGAGACAGAAGAAGTATGATGAAGAGTTGGAATGGTCACATAATTCCACTCCTGTGATATCGCAGTTAGCTCAATGTTTCA CTAGTGCTATGGTTGGACCACTATCATGGATAGGAGGGCTCTTCAACCGTGCAAACAATAGACGTAATGAGAAGTTTAGCAACTACACTTTGACAGCTCGTCAG GAATCTCTTAGAGCACTATGGGATATTGCCTTTCCAGATGTTGCTCTGAATGGATTAATCTCTGAGCAATGGAAAGAAATGGGATGGCAAGGTCCTAATCCATCAACTGACTTTAG GGGTTGCGGTTTTATTGCTCTTGAAAACTTACTGTTTTTCGCCAGGACTTATCCA GCATCTTTTCGTAGGTTGTTGTTCAAGCAAGATGGTAAACGAGCAACTTGGGAATACCCATTTGCTGTTGCTGGCATTAATGTGTCATTTATGTTGATTCAGATGTTGGATTTATTCACAG ATAAACCAAGGTGTCTGCCAGGAATCAATTTTGTTAGAATGTTAGGAG AAGACGAACAAGCCTTTGATGTACTCTACTGTATAGCTTTTGAATTGATGGATGCTCAGTGGCTGGCAATGCATGCTTCCTATATGGAGTTTAAt GAAGTTTTAAAAGTAACCCGGGGGCAATTGGAGAGAGAATTTGCTTTGGAAGATGTTCATCGGGTGCATGATTTACCGGCATACAACCTGTTGTACCACTAA
- the LOC123195901 gene encoding ELMO domain-containing protein B-like isoform X1, producing the protein MKGRQCFPSCSSLHSVDEDEIYWRQKKYDEELEWSHNSTPVISQLAQCFTSAMVGPLSWIGGLFNRANNRRNEKFSNYTLTARQEQILKRLKERLQTPFDENRPDHQESLRALWDIAFPDVALNGLISEQWKEMGWQGPNPSTDFRGCGFIALENLLFFARTYPASFRRLLFKQDGKRATWEYPFAVAGINVSFMLIQMLDLFTDKPRCLPGINFVRMLGEDEQAFDVLYCIAFELMDAQWLAMHASYMEFNEVLKVTRGQLEREFALEDVHRVHDLPAYNLLYH; encoded by the exons ATGAAGGGTAGACAATGCTTTCCTTCTTGTTCTTCTCTTCACAGT GTTGATGAGGATGAAATCTATTGGAGACAGAAGAAGTATGATGAAGAGTTGGAATGGTCACATAATTCCACTCCTGTGATATCGCAGTTAGCTCAATGTTTCA CTAGTGCTATGGTTGGACCACTATCATGGATAGGAGGGCTCTTCAACCGTGCAAACAATAGACGTAATGAGAAGTTTAGCAACTACACTTTGACAGCTCGTCAG GAACAAATACTTAAAAGACTTAAAGAGCGATTACAAACTCCTTTTGACGAGAATCGCCCCGATCATCAA GAATCTCTTAGAGCACTATGGGATATTGCCTTTCCAGATGTTGCTCTGAATGGATTAATCTCTGAGCAATGGAAAGAAATGGGATGGCAAGGTCCTAATCCATCAACTGACTTTAG GGGTTGCGGTTTTATTGCTCTTGAAAACTTACTGTTTTTCGCCAGGACTTATCCA GCATCTTTTCGTAGGTTGTTGTTCAAGCAAGATGGTAAACGAGCAACTTGGGAATACCCATTTGCTGTTGCTGGCATTAATGTGTCATTTATGTTGATTCAGATGTTGGATTTATTCACAG ATAAACCAAGGTGTCTGCCAGGAATCAATTTTGTTAGAATGTTAGGAG AAGACGAACAAGCCTTTGATGTACTCTACTGTATAGCTTTTGAATTGATGGATGCTCAGTGGCTGGCAATGCATGCTTCCTATATGGAGTTTAAt GAAGTTTTAAAAGTAACCCGGGGGCAATTGGAGAGAGAATTTGCTTTGGAAGATGTTCATCGGGTGCATGATTTACCGGCATACAACCTGTTGTACCACTAA
- the LOC123195901 gene encoding ELMO domain-containing protein B-like isoform X3, translating into MVGPLSWIGGLFNRANNRRNEKFSNYTLTARQEQILKRLKERLQTPFDENRPDHQESLRALWDIAFPDVALNGLISEQWKEMGWQGPNPSTDFRGCGFIALENLLFFARTYPASFRRLLFKQDGKRATWEYPFAVAGINVSFMLIQMLDLFTDKPRCLPGINFVRMLGEDEQAFDVLYCIAFELMDAQWLAMHASYMEFNEVLKVTRGQLEREFALEDVHRVHDLPAYNLLYH; encoded by the exons ATGGTTGGACCACTATCATGGATAGGAGGGCTCTTCAACCGTGCAAACAATAGACGTAATGAGAAGTTTAGCAACTACACTTTGACAGCTCGTCAG GAACAAATACTTAAAAGACTTAAAGAGCGATTACAAACTCCTTTTGACGAGAATCGCCCCGATCATCAA GAATCTCTTAGAGCACTATGGGATATTGCCTTTCCAGATGTTGCTCTGAATGGATTAATCTCTGAGCAATGGAAAGAAATGGGATGGCAAGGTCCTAATCCATCAACTGACTTTAG GGGTTGCGGTTTTATTGCTCTTGAAAACTTACTGTTTTTCGCCAGGACTTATCCA GCATCTTTTCGTAGGTTGTTGTTCAAGCAAGATGGTAAACGAGCAACTTGGGAATACCCATTTGCTGTTGCTGGCATTAATGTGTCATTTATGTTGATTCAGATGTTGGATTTATTCACAG ATAAACCAAGGTGTCTGCCAGGAATCAATTTTGTTAGAATGTTAGGAG AAGACGAACAAGCCTTTGATGTACTCTACTGTATAGCTTTTGAATTGATGGATGCTCAGTGGCTGGCAATGCATGCTTCCTATATGGAGTTTAAt GAAGTTTTAAAAGTAACCCGGGGGCAATTGGAGAGAGAATTTGCTTTGGAAGATGTTCATCGGGTGCATGATTTACCGGCATACAACCTGTTGTACCACTAA
- the LOC123195479 gene encoding uncharacterized protein LOC123195479, whose amino-acid sequence MFLDKGSTQSNLDCFLHCTTPLVSSQFLPKTEIRNLNTLWHPWEREKIEYFTLGDLWNCYDEWSAYGAGVPISLNNGDSLVQYYVPYLSAIQIFTSNSSVNGLREEADDGETRDSFSDSCSDEGESDKLWRWDGCSSEEGGLEQDNLLHVNDRLGYLYFQYFDRSTPYGRVPLMDKVNGYARRYPGLMSLRSVDLSPASWMAVAWYPIYHIPMGRTIKDLSTCFLTYHTLSSSFQDMDPDDDFEGAERKRKEGEGISLPPFGLATYKMQGNVWVSGNCGRDQERLMSLFSVADSWLKQLRVQHHDFNYFSGIRRG is encoded by the exons ATGTTTCTTGACAAGGGGTCAACTCAATCTAATCTGGACTGCTTCCTCCATTGCACCACACCCTTAGTTTCATCTCAATTTCTCCCCAAG ACAGAGATTAGGAACCTTAACACGTTATGGCATCCATGGGAGAGGGAAAAGATTGAGTATTTCACATTAGGTGATCTATGGAATTGTTATGATGAATGGAGTGCGTATGGGGCTGGGGTTCCTATTTCTTTGAATAACGGTGACAGCTTGGTTCAGTACTATGTGCCTTATCTATCTGCAATTCAAATCTTTACCAGCAATTCATCCGTGAATGGGTTAAG GGAAGAGGCGGATGATGGTGAGACAAGGGATTCATTTAGTGATTCTTGTAGCGATGAGGGTGAGAGTGACAAATTATGGAGATGGGACGGATGCTCTTCTGAGGAAGGAGGATTAGAGCAAGACAATCTTTTGCATGTGAATGATAGATTGGGTTACCTTTATTTCCAGTACTTCGATAGATCAACTCCTTATGGAAGAGTTCCTCTCATGGATAAG GTTAACGGATATGCTCGCAGATACCCCGGTTTGATGTCATTGCGAAGTGTTGATCTTTCACCAGCTAGTTGGATGGCGGTAGCTTG GTACCCAATTTATCATATTCCCATGGGAAGGACCATAAAGGACTTGTCTACATGCTTCCTCACATACCAcactctttcatcttctttccaAG ATATGGACCCTGATGATGACTTTGAGGGTGCTGAAAGGAAGCGTAAGGAAGGGGAAGGGATCTCTCTTCCTCCATTTGGTTTGGCCACTTACAAGATGCAAGGGAATGTGTGGGTCTCTGGCAATTGTGGCCGGGACCAAGAGAGACTAATGTCACTTTTCAGTGTGGCAGATTCGTGGCTAAAGCAGCTGAGGGTCCAGCACCATGACTTCAATTACTTCTCGGGGATCAGGCGTGGCTAA
- the LOC123195919 gene encoding photosystem II repair protein PSB27-H1, chloroplastic-like, producing the protein MASTTVLTPTSKPQTLPSIKSRPTTANATPQPLPLKQPPPLRRHFLTLSAGCILSPLFLSPLTPAFASSDEEYVKDAEYVITKVRTTINMDKNDPNIATAVADLRDASNNWVAKYRREKALIGKASFRDIYSALNAVSGHYISFGPTAPIPAKRKARILEEMDTAEKALSRGR; encoded by the coding sequence ATGGCTTCAACAACTGTCCTAACACCGACCTCCAAACCCCAAACTCTTCCCTCAATCAAGTCCAGACCCACCACCGCCAACGCCACTCCACAACCACTGCCATTAAAACAGCCACCACCACTAAGACGCCACTTCTTGACCCTATCTGCCGGCTGCATACTCTCTCCCTTGTTTCTATCTCCTCTAACCCCAGCATTTGCTTCTTCTGATGAAGAGTATGTGAAGGATGCTGAATATGTTATCACCAAAGTTAGAACTACAATCAACATGGATAAGAACGACCCAAATATAGCCACTGCGGTTGCCGACTTAAGAGATGCTTCAAATAATTGGGTCGCTAAGTATAGAAGAGAGAAAGCTTTGATTGGAAAAGCTTCGTTTCGTGATATTTATTCTGCATTGAACGCTGTTTCGGGGCATTACATTAGTTTTGGACCCACTGCTCCAATTCCTGCGAAGAGAAAGGCCAGGATTCTTGAAGAGATGGACACTGCAGAGAAGGCCTTATCGAGAGGTAGATAA